One region of Glycine max cultivar Williams 82 chromosome 9, Glycine_max_v4.0, whole genome shotgun sequence genomic DNA includes:
- the LOC100809976 gene encoding signal peptide peptidase-like 4 isoform X1, producing MVSLGATCALCCSVLIVFVTLSSAGDIVHPDSIAPRRPGCDNNFVLVKVPTWIDGVESFEYVGVGARFGPTLESKEKHANHTRVAIADPPDCCSKPNNKLTGEIILVHRGQCSFTIKANIAEEAGASAILIINYRTELFKMVCEANETDVDIGIPAVMLPQDAGENLKNHILNNSVVSVQLYSPLRPLVDVAEVFLWLMAVGTILCASYWSAWSARESAIEQEKLLKDASDEYVNAENAGSSAYVEISTAAAISFVVIASCFLVMLYKLMAYWFVEVLVVLFCIGGVEGLQTCLVALLSCFKWFQHAAQTFVKVPFFGAVSYLTVAVTPFCIVFAVLWGIYRRVSFAWIGQDILGITLIITVLQIVRIPNLKVGTVLLSCAFLYDIFWVFVSKWWFHESVMIVVARGDRSGEDGIPMLLKIPRMFDPWGGYSIIGFGDIILPGLLVAFSLRYDWLAKKNLRDGYFLWAMTAYGLGLLITYVALNLMDGHGQPALLYIVPFTLGTFLSLGKKRGELKVLWTRGEPKIPCPHIQEDQSTNQ from the exons GTTAAAGTCCCTACTTGGATTGATGGTGTGGAAAGCTTTGAGTATGTTGGCGTTGGTGCAAGATTTGGCCCTACATtagaatcaaaagaaaaacatgctaaCCATACTAGAGTTGCGATTGCGGACCCTCCTGATTGTTGTAGCAAGCCTAATAATAAG CTCACTGGCGAGATCATTTTGGTGCACCGAGGACAGTGTAGTTTCACAATCAAGGCAAATATAGCTGAAGAAGCTGGTGCTTCAGCCATCCTCATTATAAATTATCGTACAG AACTTTTCAAGATGGTTTGTGAAGCAAATGAAACCGATGTTGATATTGGAATACCTGCTGTCATGCTTCCACAAGATGCTGGtgaaaacttgaaaaatcaCATACTAAACAATTCAGTAG TGTCGGTGCAGTTGTATTCTCCATTGCGTCCATTGGTTGATGTTGCAGAAGTGTTTTTATGGCTTATGGCTGTTGGTACCATTCTCTGTGCTTCTTACTGGTCTGCCTGGTCAGCAAGAGAGTCTGCCATTGAGCAGGAGAAGCTATTAAAG GATGCTTCAGATGAATACGTAAATGCAGAGAATGCTGGTTCTAGTGCATATGTGGAAATCAGTACTGCAGCAGCAATATCATTTGTTGTGATTGCTTCTTGTTTCTTGGTTATGCTTTACAAATTAATGGCATATTGGTTTGTTGAAGTTCTGGTGGTTCTATTTTGCATTGGTGGGGTTGAG GGACTACAAACTTGCTTGGTGGCTCTGTTGTCATG TTTCAAATGGTTCCAGCATGCTGCACAAACATTTGTTAAAGTACCCTTCTTCGGTGCTGTATCATATCTGACAGTTGCTGTTACTCCCTTCTGCATTGTGTTTGCTGTGCTTTGGGGAATTTATCGCCGTGTATCATTTGCTTGGATTGGTCAAGATATTCTT GGCATCACATTGATAATCACAGTTCTTCAGATTGTGCGGATACCAAATCTCAAG GTTGGAACTGTTCTTCTCAGTTGTGCCTTCCTATACGACATCTTCTGGGTGTTTGTCTCTAAATGGTGGTTCCATGAGAGTGTGATGATAGTG GTAGCTCGAGGTGATAGGAGTGGAGAAGATGGTATCCCTATGCTACTCAAGATACCACGTATGTTTGATCCTTGGGGTGGTTACAGCATCATTGGTTTTGGGGACATCATCTTACCAGGGCTTCTAGTAGCATTTTCACTAAG GTATGATTGGTTGGCAAAGAAGAACCTTCGAGATGGGTACTTCTTGTGGGCAATGACCGCTTATGGTTTAG GTCTCCTTATCACATACGTGGCTTTGAACTTAATGGATGGACATGGTCAACCAGCTTTGCTTTATATAGTCCCATTTACACTTG GAACCTTTCTGTCATTGGGAAAGAAGAGAGGTGAACTCAAGGTTTTATGGACAAGAGGGGAACCAAAAATACCTTGCCCTCACATCCAAGAGGATCAATCA
- the LOC100809976 gene encoding signal peptide peptidase-like 4 isoform X2 gives MVCEANETDVDIGIPAVMLPQDAGENLKNHILNNSVVSVQLYSPLRPLVDVAEVFLWLMAVGTILCASYWSAWSARESAIEQEKLLKDASDEYVNAENAGSSAYVEISTAAAISFVVIASCFLVMLYKLMAYWFVEVLVVLFCIGGVEGLQTCLVALLSCFKWFQHAAQTFVKVPFFGAVSYLTVAVTPFCIVFAVLWGIYRRVSFAWIGQDILGITLIITVLQIVRIPNLKVGTVLLSCAFLYDIFWVFVSKWWFHESVMIVVARGDRSGEDGIPMLLKIPRMFDPWGGYSIIGFGDIILPGLLVAFSLRYDWLAKKNLRDGYFLWAMTAYGLGLLITYVALNLMDGHGQPALLYIVPFTLGTFLSLGKKRGELKVLWTRGEPKIPCPHIQEDQSTNQ, from the exons ATGGTTTGTGAAGCAAATGAAACCGATGTTGATATTGGAATACCTGCTGTCATGCTTCCACAAGATGCTGGtgaaaacttgaaaaatcaCATACTAAACAATTCAGTAG TGTCGGTGCAGTTGTATTCTCCATTGCGTCCATTGGTTGATGTTGCAGAAGTGTTTTTATGGCTTATGGCTGTTGGTACCATTCTCTGTGCTTCTTACTGGTCTGCCTGGTCAGCAAGAGAGTCTGCCATTGAGCAGGAGAAGCTATTAAAG GATGCTTCAGATGAATACGTAAATGCAGAGAATGCTGGTTCTAGTGCATATGTGGAAATCAGTACTGCAGCAGCAATATCATTTGTTGTGATTGCTTCTTGTTTCTTGGTTATGCTTTACAAATTAATGGCATATTGGTTTGTTGAAGTTCTGGTGGTTCTATTTTGCATTGGTGGGGTTGAG GGACTACAAACTTGCTTGGTGGCTCTGTTGTCATG TTTCAAATGGTTCCAGCATGCTGCACAAACATTTGTTAAAGTACCCTTCTTCGGTGCTGTATCATATCTGACAGTTGCTGTTACTCCCTTCTGCATTGTGTTTGCTGTGCTTTGGGGAATTTATCGCCGTGTATCATTTGCTTGGATTGGTCAAGATATTCTT GGCATCACATTGATAATCACAGTTCTTCAGATTGTGCGGATACCAAATCTCAAG GTTGGAACTGTTCTTCTCAGTTGTGCCTTCCTATACGACATCTTCTGGGTGTTTGTCTCTAAATGGTGGTTCCATGAGAGTGTGATGATAGTG GTAGCTCGAGGTGATAGGAGTGGAGAAGATGGTATCCCTATGCTACTCAAGATACCACGTATGTTTGATCCTTGGGGTGGTTACAGCATCATTGGTTTTGGGGACATCATCTTACCAGGGCTTCTAGTAGCATTTTCACTAAG GTATGATTGGTTGGCAAAGAAGAACCTTCGAGATGGGTACTTCTTGTGGGCAATGACCGCTTATGGTTTAG GTCTCCTTATCACATACGTGGCTTTGAACTTAATGGATGGACATGGTCAACCAGCTTTGCTTTATATAGTCCCATTTACACTTG GAACCTTTCTGTCATTGGGAAAGAAGAGAGGTGAACTCAAGGTTTTATGGACAAGAGGGGAACCAAAAATACCTTGCCCTCACATCCAAGAGGATCAATCA